A stretch of Henckelia pumila isolate YLH828 chromosome 4, ASM3356847v2, whole genome shotgun sequence DNA encodes these proteins:
- the LOC140894393 gene encoding pumilio homolog 12-like, which produces MEDTSASAGDFKGKVLSEAMNQDGCEFLEQKLLGMKPEDIQMIYSEVKSHVSLLMMDGFGSNVIQMLFAVCDDEQMEDMVFSLTVDAGLLLAICLDSQGSQSMLKLIHCLTTWHLVLCLVVPLKEITLQLATHPIGSNVIRGCFLAFKAYSEPILVKIAENFLPIALNETGSALLQDIVKKDITVRAQNRLVASILGNIKYLSKDQFGSLLVKHFLGLELEYLPVYLIENLNEQFVCMVMDEYACNVVKKLLVVAEETQRLEIINSIINDPYLPHVLQNPYGYSFLQFAKECSMGSVRQTLNHLLQRPDHLHGQCPENK; this is translated from the exons ATGGAGGACACCAGTGCTTCAGCCGGAGATTTTAAGGGCAAGGTGCTTTCCGAAGCGATGAATCAAGACGGGTGCGAGTTCCTGGAACAGAAACTCCTAGGAATGAAACCCGAAGACATACAAATGATCTATTCAGAGGTGAAATCTCACGTAAGTCTGCTGATGATGGATGGGTTCGGAAGCAATGTCATTCAAATGCTTTTCGCCGTCTGCGACGACGAACAGATGGAAGATATGGTTTTTTCACTCACTGTTGATGCAGGGTTACTCCTCGCTATCTGTTTGGACTCTCAGGGATCTCAGTCCATGCTCAAACTTATCCATTGTCTCACTACATGGCACCTAGTACTTTGTTTAGTAGTGCCCTTAAAGGAAATCACCCTTCAGCTCGCCACCCACCCCATTGGTTCTAACGTCATTCGCGGATGCTTCCTTGCCTTCAAAGCATATTCTGAA CCAATACTTGTAAAGATTGCGGAAAATTTTCTCCCAATCGCCCTCAACGAAACCGGATCCGCCCTTCTTCAAGACATTGTAAAAAAGGACATAACAGTGAGGGCCCAAAACCGTCTTGTCGCAAGCATACTGGGAAATATAAAGTATCTCTCTAAAGATCAATTCGG GAGTCTTTTAGTGAAGCATTTTTTAGGATTGGAGTTGGAGTATCTTCCGGTGTACTTAATAGAGAACCTGAATGAGCAGTTTGTTTGTATGGTGATGGACGAGTATGCATGCAACGTTGTAAAGAAATTGTTGGTGGTAGCCGAAGAAACACAAAGACTCGAGATCATCAATTCGATAATTAACGATCCCTATCTCCCGCATGTGCTACAAAATCCATATGGCTACTCTTTTCTCCAATTCGCTAAGGAATGCTCTATG GGAAGTGTGCGCCAGACTTTGAATCATCTTCTTCAACGTCCCGATCACTTGCATGGCCAATGTCCTGAAAACAAATAA